In Limibacter armeniacum, a single window of DNA contains:
- a CDS encoding NAD(P)/FAD-dependent oxidoreductase: protein MLSFWEQRHFVDYDYLIIGGGIVGLSTAASLAEKQPDKKIVLLERGIFPTGASTKNAGFACFGSLTELLSDLQSMERESVLGLVNDRWTGLRKLRDRLGEEAIGYHCHGGYELISDKQMPALQHIEAVNSMLLPIFGEPVFIQRNDLVKAFGFNREQTKALVYNQFEGQIDTGKMMRSLLGYVQSKSNVTLLTGCEVKDFEDDRNKVKVRVCNTVSGSEISFSADQVAVCTNAFTETLLPDLEIEPGRGQVLVTKPIDGLKFKGVFHMDEGYYYFRNYGNRVIFGGGRNQDFEGEATTEFKNTDHIINVLKEKLEKMILPDQTFEVEHQWAGIMAFGQSRQPICRRVSPKVVAGVRLGGMGVAIGSNLGERLALMMTEANS from the coding sequence ATGCTAAGTTTTTGGGAACAAAGACATTTTGTGGACTATGACTATTTGATAATTGGAGGAGGAATTGTGGGGCTTTCTACCGCAGCTTCTTTAGCCGAAAAGCAACCTGATAAAAAGATAGTACTGCTGGAAAGAGGGATTTTTCCGACAGGAGCCAGTACCAAGAATGCGGGCTTTGCTTGTTTTGGAAGTCTTACCGAACTACTGTCAGACCTTCAGTCCATGGAACGGGAAAGCGTTTTGGGGTTGGTGAATGACCGGTGGACAGGCTTGCGAAAGTTGAGGGACCGTCTGGGAGAAGAAGCTATAGGCTACCATTGCCATGGAGGTTATGAGCTTATTTCTGATAAACAAATGCCCGCCTTACAACATATTGAAGCTGTCAATAGTATGTTGTTGCCTATCTTCGGAGAGCCCGTATTTATACAGCGTAATGATTTGGTGAAAGCGTTTGGGTTTAACCGTGAGCAGACAAAGGCGTTGGTGTATAACCAGTTTGAGGGGCAGATTGACACTGGTAAAATGATGCGCTCACTATTGGGGTATGTTCAGTCCAAAAGTAATGTAACGCTTTTGACAGGCTGTGAGGTGAAAGATTTTGAAGATGATCGTAACAAGGTGAAAGTTCGTGTTTGTAATACAGTATCTGGCAGTGAGATCAGCTTCAGTGCTGATCAAGTAGCGGTATGTACAAATGCCTTTACGGAAACACTCTTGCCTGACTTGGAGATAGAGCCGGGTAGGGGACAGGTATTAGTTACCAAACCAATAGATGGATTGAAGTTTAAGGGAGTATTCCATATGGATGAAGGTTATTACTATTTCCGTAATTATGGTAATAGGGTAATTTTTGGAGGTGGACGAAATCAGGATTTTGAAGGGGAAGCAACAACAGAATTCAAAAATACAGATCACATCATCAATGTACTGAAAGAGAAGTTGGAGAAAATGATCTTGCCTGATCAGACATTTGAAGTCGAGCATCAATGGGCAGGTATTATGGCATTTGGACAAAGTAGACAACCGATTTGTCGAAGGGTTTCTCCAAAGGTTGTGGCTGGAGTTCGCCTTGGTGGAATGGGCGTGGCAATTGGCAGTAACCTTGGTGAGAGGTTAGCCCTGATGATGACAGAAGCTAATAGCTAA